The DNA region TTCAGGCTTGCTCGCTGCAGCTTATTGAAAGACGCCCGGGCGCGGGTGGCCGAACGGTGGCCCGTCTTGGATCACGATTTCCTGATGGTCGTGCAAGACGATCGAGCGCGGATTCGCCCCGTGCCAGGCATGCCCATCGACCCAAATCCAGAGATGGCGCCCCTTTGGCGCGCGCATGCTCGCAGCCCGTTGCCAGCTCAACGTCATGCCCCACAGGTCGAAGAACTCTCCGAGCGTGAACGGGCGCTTCACCGGCGATTCGATGTGGATGATGCCGTCGGCCGCGTGCGTGTGCAGCCAATAGAGGCACGCGCCCGTCTGCGGAATGCCGATCTGCGCGGGGACCTCGAGGGGCTGGCCGCGATCGAACAGTTGCAGATGCGCGTGGATGTGTTCGACCACGCCTTCGGTTGCATCGCACCGGATGCCGTCGACCGGTAGGCCGCCAAAAAAGCTTTGGGCGACAAGCATCGCCGCGAACAAAATGTGCATAATTTCAAAAAGTTGTGGAAAGGTTGTGGGCGGCCCTTCCCAATTTCTTGTCGACCGACCTTTGTCGTGCTACGATGCCTGCACTTCGACCATCGAAGTGCGACGAACGTATCGATCGCGGCCGGATGCGAAAGCACGCGTACCGTTGTCACAAGCAACGGACCGAGGCAACGGCCGAACCGCTACGGCGGAGCAAGGGTGCCCTCCCACCCGAGAGCATTCGAGTTTCCCCTCCGTAGTGCGCGAATACGTCGAGACCCGCCGGTATCGAGCCCGACGGGTTTCGTTATGCCCGCGACGCTCCCGCGTAACGATTCGCCATCTCTTCCACCAGCGCCGCGGCGCGCGCTCGCACGTCGTCGGGTGCCAGCACTTCGGCCTGCGCCCCCCATCCGAGCACCCAGCGCACCAGTTCGTCCGTATCCGCGACGCGGTATGAAATCTCAACCGATCCATCGCCGCGCCGGTCGATTTCGCGCCCGGCCAAAACGCGCGCGGCAATAGCCGCCTTCGCTACGCGCGCATCGAAGCGTACCCGTACGTGCGTCGTCTGCGAGCCGTGCAAGACCCCGCTGATCGACTCGGCGGCAAATTCTTCGATGTTGAAATCGCGCGGTTTGGCGAACGTCTTGGCCAGGACGTCGGGATCGTGGATGTTATCGACGGCGAACGTACGCTGCTCGCGCCTGCCATGATCGTATGCGACACAATAGACGCGCCCGGAACTCAGGATGAAACCATACGGATCGACGGTGCGCGAGGTGCGATTCCCCTCTTTGTCTTCGTATGCGAACTGCACGCTGCG from Candidatus Dormiibacterota bacterium includes:
- a CDS encoding WYL domain-containing protein, which translates into the protein TEKLVGTAGRGARARIEAPSPMAFRLSEIRLDEQGERAFALLSAAERVSRSVQFAYEDKEGNRTSRTVDPYGFILSSGRVYCVAYDHGRREQRTFAVDNIHDPDVLAKTFAKPRDFNIEEFAAESISGVLHGSQTTHVRVRFDARVAKAAIAARVLAGREIDRRGDGSVEISYRVADTDELVRWVLGWGAQAEVLAPDDVRARAAALVEEMANRYAGASRA